Proteins encoded by one window of Porphyrobacter sp. YT40:
- a CDS encoding 7TM domain-containing protein — MIARIREIWGRATPQVRRPFYVGLAVAFVLAVLVGLGLGNTSAFFVLPSALDGKATSQAIWGLKPSNLLMVLPLGAFLVVLARSFIGLKAFGLFTPMLIALAFLQIGPVMGPVVLCSSVLVGMIVTPTLLKLRMTRVGFLGVLISLIVLVLVALQLIFDTQLQVDAFPVIVCALCVERWWKQWGKDGAKPAAKMAFNTFILAVVIEFVMVSDFAMALIEWSPLLMPAVTGIAIAILGRYRGLRLSEIHRFAPIWLERRRQARAAALPEGVAEDRRKGLPDTRRVPQPEALPEALPEAEPLPPVPRLRVRAAYRTPQLSLLHRSHGMVLAAMGKRAPALGEMWVIESPADFAPGARRRVPQVISAVTAPMAPGTPANDSAAPGKRPPIHNAWVVRRAEDV, encoded by the coding sequence ATGATCGCCCGGATTCGCGAAATCTGGGGAAGGGCGACGCCGCAGGTGCGGCGACCGTTCTATGTCGGCCTCGCCGTCGCCTTCGTGCTGGCGGTGCTGGTCGGGCTCGGGCTGGGCAACACCTCGGCCTTTTTCGTGCTGCCCTCTGCGCTCGACGGCAAGGCGACATCGCAGGCGATCTGGGGCCTGAAGCCCTCCAACCTCCTGATGGTGCTGCCGCTGGGCGCCTTTCTGGTGGTGCTGGCGCGCAGTTTCATCGGGCTGAAAGCCTTCGGCCTGTTCACGCCGATGCTGATCGCGCTCGCGTTCCTCCAGATCGGCCCGGTGATGGGGCCGGTGGTGCTGTGTTCCTCGGTGCTGGTCGGCATGATCGTCACCCCCACCCTGCTCAAGCTGCGCATGACCCGCGTCGGCTTTCTGGGGGTGCTGATCTCGCTGATCGTGCTGGTGCTGGTGGCGTTGCAGCTGATCTTCGACACCCAGTTGCAGGTCGATGCCTTCCCGGTGATCGTCTGCGCGCTGTGTGTCGAGCGGTGGTGGAAGCAATGGGGCAAGGACGGGGCCAAGCCCGCCGCCAAGATGGCCTTCAACACCTTCATCCTCGCCGTGGTGATCGAATTCGTGATGGTGTCGGACTTCGCGATGGCGCTGATCGAATGGTCGCCGCTGCTGATGCCCGCCGTCACCGGAATCGCGATCGCGATCCTCGGGCGGTACCGGGGCCTGCGCCTGTCGGAAATCCACCGCTTCGCCCCGATCTGGCTCGAACGCAGGCGGCAGGCGCGCGCCGCCGCTCTGCCCGAAGGGGTGGCCGAAGACCGGCGCAAAGGCCTGCCCGATACCCGGCGTGTGCCCCAACCCGAGGCGCTGCCCGAAGCGCTGCCCGAGGCGGAACCGTTGCCGCCCGTGCCGCGCCTGCGTGTGCGGGCCGCCTATCGCACGCCTCAACTCAGTCTCCTGCATCGCAGTCACGGCATGGTGCTCGCCGCAATGGGCAAGCGCGCACCGGCGCTGGGCGAGATGTGGGTGATCGAATCCCCCGCCGACTTCGCACCGGGCGCACGCCGCCGGGTGCCGCAAGTGATCTCTGCCGTCACCGCGCCGATGGCACCGGGCACACCGGCCAATGATAGCGCCGCGCCGGGCAAACGCCCGCCGATCCACAACGCCTGGGTGGTGCGCCGGGCGGAGGATGTCTGA
- a CDS encoding sugar-transfer associated ATP-grasp domain-containing protein: MFMGLGKVFARGKRAFDPLDEILGINQRNALIQKYNPRHAIERARDKVAAKYALEAAGISCTGTVAVIDDHQKLSNFKPSRDMPDAWAIKPARGSQGDGILLAVRREGNTWFKGSGAPLPEDMVMHHIQKVVDGGFSGDSAAEDAALIEPLIIADPALSRIVPEGLPDLRVISLHHTPLMAMVRLPTIESDGKANLHQRAIGAGIDMETGKITRAVVKGTPITHHPDTGVNLIGFEIPGWKRVLELASKCGPAVGLGYCGADIVLDVNDGPLVIEVNAHPGIEIQNICQAGLKVRIAATGEDFR, encoded by the coding sequence ATGTTCATGGGATTGGGCAAGGTCTTCGCGCGCGGCAAACGGGCGTTCGATCCGCTGGACGAGATCCTCGGGATCAACCAGCGCAACGCCCTGATCCAGAAATACAACCCGCGCCACGCGATCGAGCGGGCGCGCGACAAGGTGGCGGCCAAATATGCGCTCGAGGCTGCCGGAATCTCCTGCACCGGCACGGTGGCGGTGATCGACGACCACCAGAAGCTGTCGAACTTCAAGCCCAGCCGCGACATGCCCGATGCCTGGGCGATCAAGCCCGCGCGCGGATCGCAGGGCGACGGCATCCTGCTCGCCGTCCGGCGCGAGGGCAATACGTGGTTCAAGGGATCGGGGGCGCCACTCCCTGAAGACATGGTGATGCACCACATCCAGAAGGTGGTCGACGGGGGCTTTTCCGGCGATTCCGCCGCTGAGGATGCCGCGCTGATCGAGCCGCTGATCATCGCCGACCCGGCCTTGTCGCGGATCGTGCCCGAAGGCCTGCCCGACCTGCGCGTCATCAGCCTGCACCACACCCCGTTGATGGCGATGGTGCGGCTCCCCACCATCGAGAGCGACGGCAAGGCCAACCTCCACCAGCGCGCGATCGGGGCGGGGATCGACATGGAGACCGGCAAGATCACCCGCGCGGTGGTCAAGGGCACGCCGATCACCCACCACCCCGACACCGGCGTCAACCTGATCGGGTTCGAGATTCCGGGCTGGAAGCGGGTGCTGGAGCTGGCGTCGAAATGCGGGCCTGCGGTAGGCCTCGGCTATTGCGGGGCGGACATCGTGCTCGACGTCAACGATGGCCCGCTGGTGATCGAAGTCAATGCCCACCCGGGGATCGAGATCCAGAATATCTGTCAGGCGGGGCTCAAGGTGCGGATCGCCGCGACGGGAGAGGACTTCCGCTAG
- a CDS encoding GDYXXLXY domain-containing protein encodes MKRRARLVAAALPLCGLGALWAWSAHVYDQGTEWEVPIMGYDPRDYLRGHYVEFTYDWPGLPESDIVPAALCLEGEAPTLARVSAIPVDEPCGDYWVRSDSSGVYGWDSLNRGRLYIGQDRAAQLQQQLRNRDQRGIVTIRQREDGSFTPIAIRFRPLTPAEIAERDAPPEEPFDPLAPPAVMDAP; translated from the coding sequence ATGAAGCGGCGCGCACGTCTTGTCGCGGCAGCCTTGCCGCTGTGCGGGCTTGGGGCGCTGTGGGCCTGGTCCGCGCACGTCTACGATCAGGGCACCGAGTGGGAGGTGCCGATCATGGGCTACGACCCGCGCGATTACCTGCGCGGGCACTATGTCGAGTTCACTTACGACTGGCCGGGACTGCCCGAGAGCGACATCGTCCCCGCGGCGCTCTGCCTCGAAGGCGAGGCACCGACGCTCGCGCGGGTCAGCGCGATCCCTGTGGATGAGCCCTGCGGCGATTACTGGGTGCGGTCCGACAGCAGCGGGGTTTACGGCTGGGACAGCCTCAATCGCGGCCGCCTCTACATCGGCCAGGACCGCGCCGCGCAGCTCCAGCAGCAACTGCGCAACCGCGACCAGCGCGGGATCGTGACGATCCGCCAGCGCGAGGATGGCAGCTTCACGCCCATCGCCATTCGCTTCCGCCCGCTCACGCCAGCCGAAATCGCCGAGCGTGACGCCCCGCCGGAGGAGCCCTTCGATCCGCTCGCGCCGCCTGCCGTAATGGACGCGCCCTAG
- a CDS encoding DUF2157 domain-containing protein, with the protein MSARKIAEWHDAGLIDAATRDRLTAYEAEHTHPLLLWAVWGIGALAIGLGVVSVVAANWEDIPGLLRLGVHFALLAGLLALLVWREQRLDEASPWAVEALLFVVAALGLTFFGHIGQVYQTSSPLWQPLATWLVLFGPLLLLTGRSWPSAIALLGGMVWCAWEYAGVMADAGISEDIGWSIWLALVVALPVMAAPIAAAMRARSWREDFWVTIEQLALTYAVAGASFASGFASIGAFEADPSAAKLAAVLTCAAVALVAGAGVAAVRPSVSGRMTGAILAGAGAAMVLAYAADDRNVAAALVFFALWAGIAAAALAAQWRGVFQVAVGAIAVRLVILSFELAADLLMSGFGLILSGVLILGIGWAAVRVSRRFAPAREDAA; encoded by the coding sequence ATGAGCGCGCGCAAGATCGCCGAATGGCATGACGCCGGCCTGATCGACGCCGCGACGCGTGACCGTCTGACAGCTTACGAAGCCGAACACACGCACCCGCTGCTGCTGTGGGCGGTGTGGGGCATCGGCGCGCTGGCGATCGGGCTGGGCGTCGTTTCGGTGGTGGCGGCGAACTGGGAGGATATTCCCGGCCTGCTGCGGCTCGGCGTCCACTTCGCGTTGCTGGCGGGGCTGCTCGCCTTACTGGTCTGGCGTGAGCAGCGGCTGGACGAGGCCAGCCCGTGGGCGGTGGAGGCGCTGCTCTTCGTCGTCGCCGCGCTGGGCCTCACCTTTTTCGGCCATATCGGTCAGGTCTATCAGACGTCCTCGCCCCTGTGGCAGCCGCTGGCGACCTGGCTCGTCCTGTTCGGACCGTTGCTGCTGCTGACGGGCCGCAGCTGGCCGAGCGCGATTGCGCTGCTCGGCGGCATGGTGTGGTGCGCGTGGGAATATGCGGGCGTCATGGCGGATGCGGGAATCAGCGAGGACATCGGCTGGAGCATCTGGCTGGCCCTTGTCGTCGCGCTTCCCGTGATGGCCGCGCCCATCGCCGCCGCGATGCGCGCGCGCAGCTGGCGCGAGGATTTCTGGGTGACGATCGAGCAACTCGCGCTCACCTATGCCGTGGCGGGGGCTTCCTTCGCTAGCGGCTTTGCCAGCATCGGCGCTTTCGAGGCCGATCCTTCCGCTGCCAAGCTCGCCGCTGTGCTGACCTGTGCTGCCGTCGCGCTGGTGGCGGGCGCGGGGGTCGCGGCGGTGCGGCCGAGCGTTTCGGGCCGGATGACGGGCGCGATCCTTGCCGGGGCGGGCGCAGCGATGGTGCTTGCCTACGCTGCAGACGACCGCAACGTCGCGGCTGCGCTGGTGTTTTTCGCGCTGTGGGCCGGGATCGCAGCGGCGGCGCTGGCGGCGCAGTGGCGCGGGGTGTTCCAGGTGGCGGTCGGCGCGATCGCGGTGCGGCTGGTGATCCTCAGCTTCGAACTCGCCGCCGATCTGCTGATGAGCGGCTTCGGGCTGATCCTGTCGGGCGTGCTGATCCTCGGCATCGGCTGGGCGGCGGTGCGCGTATCGCGCCGCTTCGCGCCCGCCAGGGAGGACGCGGCATGA
- a CDS encoding substrate-binding domain-containing protein — MTFQFASLIRIGAVALLAGTTLAACDSGSSSASQPVHAVGSSTVLPFAKLVAENFSRSNAGMPSPLIESTGTGNGIQLFCSGLGPNTPDMVNASRRMKDSEFDACVSNKVDEIVEIQVGLDGIAFASAKGGITLNLSPETVYKALAATPYGKPQTAKTWKDVDPALPADPILVYGPPSTSGTRDALKELILEVGCKKDPAMKALKDSDEAKYKQVCTEVRDDGAYVDQGEQDNLVVQKIAGNPKAVGIFGYSYLEENADKVQGLPMEGVQPTYDNIASFAYPGARPLYVYVKKAHMRAIPGLQDFMKEWAKSWAKDGPLARIGMVAMPADALAANAEKVQTLPVLTREELAAK; from the coding sequence ATGACCTTTCAGTTTGCTTCCCTGATCCGAATCGGTGCCGTCGCGTTGCTCGCAGGCACCACTCTGGCTGCTTGCGACAGCGGCAGCAGCAGCGCGTCGCAGCCGGTGCACGCGGTCGGTTCCTCGACCGTGCTGCCCTTTGCCAAGCTGGTCGCGGAGAACTTCTCGCGCTCGAACGCCGGGATGCCTTCGCCGCTGATCGAATCCACCGGCACCGGCAACGGCATCCAGCTGTTCTGTTCGGGCCTCGGCCCCAACACCCCCGACATGGTCAATGCCTCGCGCCGGATGAAGGACAGCGAATTCGACGCCTGCGTGTCGAACAAAGTCGACGAGATCGTCGAAATCCAGGTCGGGCTCGACGGGATCGCCTTTGCTTCGGCCAAGGGCGGGATCACGCTGAATCTCTCGCCCGAAACGGTCTACAAGGCGCTGGCCGCGACCCCCTATGGCAAGCCGCAGACCGCCAAGACCTGGAAGGATGTCGACCCGGCGCTGCCCGCCGATCCGATCCTCGTCTACGGCCCGCCCAGCACTTCGGGCACGCGCGATGCGCTGAAGGAACTGATCCTCGAAGTCGGGTGCAAGAAAGACCCGGCGATGAAGGCGCTGAAGGACAGCGACGAGGCGAAGTACAAGCAGGTCTGCACCGAAGTGCGCGATGATGGCGCCTATGTCGATCAGGGCGAGCAGGACAACCTCGTCGTCCAGAAGATCGCGGGCAACCCCAAGGCGGTCGGGATTTTCGGCTATTCCTATCTCGAGGAAAACGCCGACAAGGTGCAGGGCCTGCCGATGGAAGGCGTGCAGCCGACCTATGACAACATCGCCAGCTTCGCCTATCCGGGCGCGCGGCCGCTCTATGTCTATGTCAAGAAGGCCCATATGCGCGCCATCCCCGGCCTGCAGGACTTCATGAAGGAATGGGCCAAGAGCTGGGCCAAGGACGGCCCGCTCGCCCGCATCGGGATGGTCGCGATGCCGGCTGATGCGCTCGCCGCCAACGCCGAAAAGGTGCAGACCCTGCCGGTGCTGACCCGCGAGGAACTTGCCGCCAAGTAG
- a CDS encoding diguanylate cyclase, protein MAAMLLFLAAPRPALAHDEPPPVHAPVCHSATDLDRPLAAMMARGPWTCSDTGWPSGSPAVWLRFEAGSWQGAPLPRQFYSRLARFDAITFHAIDRDGTVRTRRLTEAEARPFAAGPVFDLPLPAITPDTTTLLVRIEGPHSIPLLTEARITANPDTAEWSQVEMLLLALVMGMLLLPLLFDISFYVVLRERFVLLHAGMVSAMMVYVLTAGGLASAFVTLPLAVMAVLGPLSYAMAAGLTGLFVVAFLERGAQSRLMRRISLATAWFTMIAPGFFALQLGRTQAFDDRAYFVTFVPFILVISAAVIEAVWRGSRSARYLAVAWAPIICASVERLLRGLGLHVGPSSLDLMIYGAVGIEVVVISLAIADRFLALRRERDAALSEAKMLEQLSTRDSLTGLMNRRAIEARFDELLAQGFDTFALVDLDRFKAINDLHGHQVGDAALVACAGALRASGDRDAIAVRLGGEEFVVLLRGPRALERAEAMRQAIPIRIAQDVPGLELPVTASMGVVMLAEAARHKMAFAEFYAQADALMYDAKASGRNRLAYERLTVFTAAPEGRRERAA, encoded by the coding sequence ATGGCTGCGATGCTGCTTTTTCTGGCGGCGCCGCGGCCGGCCCTCGCCCATGATGAACCCCCGCCCGTCCATGCCCCGGTCTGCCACAGCGCCACCGATCTCGACCGCCCGCTGGCAGCGATGATGGCGCGCGGGCCGTGGACCTGTTCCGATACCGGCTGGCCTTCCGGCAGCCCCGCGGTGTGGCTGCGGTTCGAAGCGGGCAGCTGGCAGGGCGCCCCCCTGCCGCGCCAGTTCTACAGCCGCCTCGCCCGCTTCGACGCGATCACCTTCCACGCCATCGACCGTGACGGCACCGTGCGCACCCGCCGCCTGACCGAGGCGGAGGCGCGGCCCTTTGCCGCGGGCCCGGTGTTCGACCTGCCGCTGCCCGCCATCACGCCGGATACCACCACCCTGCTCGTGCGGATCGAAGGCCCCCATTCGATCCCGCTGCTGACCGAGGCGCGCATCACCGCCAACCCCGACACCGCCGAATGGTCGCAGGTCGAGATGCTGCTGCTCGCGCTGGTGATGGGGATGCTGCTGCTGCCGCTGCTGTTCGACATCAGCTTCTACGTGGTGCTGCGCGAAAGGTTCGTGTTGCTGCACGCCGGGATGGTGAGCGCGATGATGGTCTATGTGCTGACCGCCGGGGGTCTGGCCTCGGCCTTCGTCACCCTGCCGCTCGCCGTGATGGCGGTGCTGGGGCCGCTGTCCTACGCCATGGCCGCCGGGCTGACCGGGCTGTTTGTCGTCGCCTTTCTCGAACGCGGCGCGCAGTCGCGCCTGATGCGGCGGATCTCCTTGGCGACAGCGTGGTTCACGATGATCGCACCGGGGTTCTTCGCGCTGCAGCTGGGTCGCACACAGGCGTTCGACGACCGCGCCTATTTCGTAACCTTCGTGCCCTTCATTCTGGTGATCAGCGCCGCGGTGATCGAGGCCGTGTGGCGCGGCAGCCGTTCCGCGCGCTATCTGGCGGTGGCCTGGGCGCCGATCATCTGCGCCTCGGTCGAGCGCCTGCTGCGCGGGCTGGGGCTGCATGTCGGCCCCTCAAGCCTCGACCTGATGATCTATGGCGCGGTCGGGATCGAGGTAGTGGTGATCAGCCTCGCCATCGCCGACCGCTTCCTCGCCCTGCGGCGCGAGCGCGATGCCGCGCTGAGCGAGGCGAAGATGCTCGAACAGCTTTCGACCCGCGATTCGCTCACCGGGCTGATGAACCGCCGCGCGATCGAGGCGCGCTTCGACGAGCTGCTGGCGCAGGGCTTCGATACCTTTGCGCTGGTCGATCTCGACCGGTTCAAGGCGATCAACGACCTGCACGGCCATCAGGTCGGCGATGCCGCGCTGGTCGCCTGTGCGGGCGCGCTGCGCGCCAGCGGGGACCGGGATGCGATCGCGGTGCGATTGGGCGGCGAGGAATTCGTGGTGCTGCTGCGCGGGCCCCGCGCACTCGAGCGGGCCGAGGCGATGCGGCAGGCAATCCCGATCCGCATCGCGCAGGACGTCCCGGGGCTGGAACTACCGGTCACCGCCAGCATGGGCGTGGTGATGCTGGCCGAGGCCGCGCGCCACAAGATGGCCTTCGCCGAATTCTACGCGCAGGCCGATGCGCTGATGTACGATGCCAAGGCGAGCGGGAGGAACCGCCTCGCCTACGAGCGCCTGACGGTCTTCACCGCCGCGCCCGAGGGACGCCGCGAACGCGCAGCTTAG
- a CDS encoding acyl-CoA thioesterase, giving the protein MTLARFTRTFTARPEQIDELGHVNNTVWVQWIQDMATAHWDAAARPEDRAAFFWVVVRHEIDYRGNVSEGAEVTATTWIEGPAQGAKSLRRVDFTDSSGKRLVSAATTWAMLDKATGRLARVRPDILAPFAPA; this is encoded by the coding sequence GTGACCCTCGCCCGCTTCACCCGCACCTTTACCGCCCGGCCCGAGCAGATCGACGAGCTCGGCCACGTCAACAACACCGTGTGGGTGCAGTGGATTCAGGACATGGCGACCGCCCATTGGGACGCGGCGGCGCGGCCCGAGGATCGTGCGGCGTTCTTCTGGGTCGTGGTGCGGCACGAGATCGACTATCGCGGCAACGTGTCCGAAGGCGCGGAGGTGACCGCGACCACATGGATCGAAGGCCCCGCCCAAGGCGCGAAGTCTCTCCGCCGGGTGGACTTTACCGACTCGTCGGGCAAACGCCTCGTCAGCGCAGCGACCACATGGGCGATGCTCGACAAGGCGACCGGGCGGCTGGCCCGTGTGCGGCCCGATATCCTTGCGCCCTTTGCCCCAGCCTAA